A part of Aegilops tauschii subsp. strangulata cultivar AL8/78 chromosome 2, Aet v6.0, whole genome shotgun sequence genomic DNA contains:
- the LOC109738052 gene encoding NADH dehydrogenase [ubiquinone] 1 alpha subcomplex subunit 2 isoform X1 gives MAWRASLSRNVKEIRFLFCQSSPASGPAREFVKKNYGDIKTRNPTLPVLIRECSGVQPQLWARYDMGVERCVRLDGLTEAQIDKKLEELAKAGVA, from the exons ATGGCGTGGCGGGCGAGCCTATCCCGGAACGTGAAGGAGATCCGCTTCCTCTTCTGCCAGTCTTCCCCTGCCAGCGGCCCCGCCCG GGAGTTCGTGAAGAAGAACTACGGTGACATCAAGACCCGCAACCCCACCCTCCCCGTCCTCATCCGCGAGTGCTCCGGCGTCCAGCCTCAGCTCTGGGCGCGCTACG ATATGGGTGTGGAGAGGTGCGTGCGCTTGGATGGCTTGACAGAAGCCCAGATCGACAAGAAGTTGGAGGAGCTAGCCAAGGCAGGAGTTGCTTAA
- the LOC109738052 gene encoding NADH dehydrogenase [ubiquinone] 1 alpha subcomplex subunit 2 isoform X2: MAWRASLSRNVKEIRFLFCQSSPASGPAREFVKKNYGDIKTRNPTLPVLIRECSGVQPQLWARYDEERGVGGGAEII; this comes from the exons ATGGCGTGGCGGGCGAGCCTATCCCGGAACGTGAAGGAGATCCGCTTCCTCTTCTGCCAGTCTTCCCCTGCCAGCGGCCCCGCCCG GGAGTTCGTGAAGAAGAACTACGGTGACATCAAGACCCGCAACCCCACCCTCCCCGTCCTCATCCGCGAGTGCTCCGGCGTCCAGCCTCAGCTCTGGGCGCGCTACG ATGAAGAGAGAGGGGTTGGTGGAGGAGCAGAAATTATTTAA
- the LOC109738079 gene encoding uncharacterized protein, protein MVGSTSSFGNSTTVIAFTSDRHNGLPIKDHVPVILELDPPSYNAWRTYFALLFCSYRLIEHVDRSVYIRDMKGDDEWLAVDACIVKWPFLTISRGLFDMVNCRDPSTHAIWTRLCDLFLDNQLQRHVFLQGEFFTMQQNDLTIDEYCTKLKVLSYELCDVNMVINDSVLLTNLLRGLHPDLGQSAANLSLTTPS, encoded by the coding sequence ATGGTGGGATCCACCTCCTCCTTCGGCAACTCCACCACCGTCATCGCCTTCACCTCCGACCGCCACAATGGCCTTCCCATCAAAGACCATGTTCCCGTCATCCTCGAGCTCGACCCCCCCTCCTACAATGCTTGGCGCACCTACTTTGCGCTTCTCTTCTGCTCCTACCGTCTCATTGAGCATGTTGACAGGAGCGTCTACATCCGCGACATGAAAGGCGATGACGAGTGGCTGGCTGTCGACGCCTGCATCGTCAAGTGGCCGTTCCTCACGATCTCGCGTGGGCTCTTTGACATGGTGAACTGCCGCGACCCGTCTACGCATGCCATCTGGACGCGGCTTTGTGACCTCTTCCTCGACAATCAGCTTCAGCGTCACGTGTTCCTCCAAGGGGAGTTTTTCACCATGCAGCAAAATGATCTCACGATCGACGAGTACTGCACCAAGCTGAAAGTTCTCTCCTATGAGCTTTGCGACGTCAACATGGTGATCAACGACTCGGTCCTCCTCACCAACCTCCTCCGCGGCCTCCACCCCGACCTTGGCCAGTCCGCTGCCAACCTCTCCCTCACCACACCCTCCTAA